A genomic region of Fundulus heteroclitus isolate FHET01 chromosome 24, MU-UCD_Fhet_4.1, whole genome shotgun sequence contains the following coding sequences:
- the LOC105918625 gene encoding ankyrin repeat domain-containing protein SOWAHC: MAGGFSQDSVADFLRQRGGRVTSSDLVEHFQAAFPQEPRGRAAARSSFKSCVDGVAFVRTESGVKHVCLRRQFRYSAPCSPPDGQVSCRDDAAARAQVQQQQQGEARDSRCGNDSRRVPHFIAAESDRSHEPELDGGQRGVLGEEEGRCGGMGNTGSIGLRESRRERHVEPAIPQITVLQPSPLPKDTSVFILPGPEHTAAAAQVGPALAPGGLRVAEPGSGTRQRFLSGSPENQEDEGSSNEGGCSPTGSRRHFIRAMMDSSPEVRRSVVRRTSARSAVRPVSRSDSDSASLASAGPDEERTAVTLDPVEHEWMMCASDGEWGSLQRLLSAEPSLVLKRDFVTGFTCLHWAAKHGDAGLMEEIVHFAEQRRLPVSVDVRSNMGYTPLHIAAMHRRMEVLKLLCGAFNADVEIRDYSGRKACQYLPEGVSAEMQDIMGARELSESRGAEPSGGGRWRFSKVLQSNLKPMQLLSLGDGDPAGGDVRLRHKPVRRRSSLGRMKPNLQKIRQRASQIVHSTSFRDKRETDESEETPSSESRPKTHFLGF, from the exons ATGGCCGGCGGCTTCAGTCAGGACTCCGTAGCGGACTTCCTGAGACAGAGAGGAGGCAGAGTGACGAGCTCAGACTTAGTGGAGCATTTTCAGGCCGCGTTCCCGCAGGAGCCGCGCGGCAGGGCGGCCGCCCGCAGCTCCTTCAAGTCCTGCGTGGACGGCGTGGCGTTCGTGAGGACGGAGAGCGGGGTCAAACACGTCTGCCTGCGGAGGCAGTTCCGCTACTCCGCTCCGTGCTCCCCACCTGACGGCCAGGTGAGCTGCCGCGATGACGCAGCCGCACGCGCtcaggtgcagcagcagcagcagggagaaGCGCGCGACTCGCGTTGCGGAAATGACTCGAGGAGAGTTCCGCATTTTATCGCGGCGGAGAGCGATCGGTCGCACGAGCCAGAGCTGGACGGTGGACAGCGGGGGGTTCTGGGTGAGGAGGAAGGACGCTGCGGTGGCATGGGGAACACGGGGAGCATCGGTCT GAGGGAGTCCAGGAGGGAGAGGCACGTAGAACCTGCCATTCCACAAATCACAGTGCTCCAGCCTTCGCCTCTCCCTAAGGACACATCTGTCTTCATCCTGCCCGGGCCTGAACACACGGCAGCTGCAGCTCAGGTAGGCCCTGCGTTGGCGCCCGGGGGCCTGAGAGTGGCAGAGCCTGGTTCTGGCACCCGGCAGAGGTTCCTCTCTGGTtctccagagaaccaggaggATGAGGGCAGCAGCAACGAGGGCGGCTGCAGCCCGACCGGCAGCAGGAGACACTTCATCCGGGCGATGATGGACAGCTCCCCGGAGGTGCGGCGCAGCGTGGTGCGCCGCACCTCCGCCCGCAGCGCCGTCCGCCCCGTGTCCAGGAGCGACTCGGACTCGGCCTCGCTGGCCTCCGCCGGCCCGGACGAGGAGCGCACGGCCGTCACCCTGGACCCCGTGGAGCACGAGTGGATGATGTGCGCCTCGGACGGGGAGTGGGGCAGCCTCCAGCGTCTGCTCAGCGCCGAGCCCAGCCTGGTGCTGAAGAGGGACTTCGTCACCGGCTTCACCTGCCTGCACTGGGCGGCCAAGCACGGCGACGCGGGCCTGATGGAGGAGATCGTCCACTTCGCCGAGCAGCGCCGCCTGCCCGTCAGCGTGGACGTGCGCTCCAACATGGGCTACACGCCGCTGCACATCGCCGCCATGCACCGCCGCATGGAGGTGCTGAAGCTCCTGTGCGGGGCGTTCAACGCAGACGTGGAAATCAGGGACTACAGCGGGCGGAAGGCCTGCCAGTACCTCCCCGAAGGCGTGAGTGCCGAGATGCAGGACATCATGGGAGCGCGCGAGCTCTCCGAGTCCAGAGGCGCGGAGCCCAGTGGCGGAGGCCGCTGGAGGTTCTCCAAGGTCCTGCAGAGCAACCTGAAACCCATGCAGCTGCTCAGCCTGGGCGACGGCGACCCCGCGGGCGGGGACGTCCGTCTCAGGCACAAACCCGTCAGGAGGAGGTCCTCGCTGGGCAGGATGAAGCCCAACCTGCAGAAGATCCGCCAGAGGGCGTCCCAGATCGTCCACAGCACTTCGTTCCGGGACAAGCGGGAAACGGACGAGTCAGAGGAGACGCCGTCCTCCGAGTCCAGACCCAAAACCCATTTCTTAGGCTTCTGA
- the cep70 gene encoding centrosomal protein of 70 kDa isoform X1, whose protein sequence is MRQGLSWEQLQTALRMDTEARKGHFPYFINKTYVYLWTYRQFQRVQVEWDDVNKLLQRHGFKPVFFADPVENRNLTDLVLLDKTSASELRATLRAMLTDSERRQALVQELVRSNNQLKDEVQKHMNHAAQQSQRATELQELLDGVKSRVRDLEERCLGQAARQHSHTQRLQEENEEAQRRCLSLEQRLARQEEEGAELRRKLHFAVKEEEQRSARRDRTFRRICMQVCEQSDAAQQQILDVIDFYESRTSRLGDESRTGRGETAEPGQATRRTSSAVSLAFQTILKAYQDQQKENSSRIQELKKEVAVLRRGLDTRLPDEANRGGSVREQTRNSRLCVQYHQLLTEINALVTDPSAPLRLPQDNRRTDGLERAEFQALLPTLDQWCQQLHKLRDLQRSLSKLSATLMPQQRCDGAAAGAVRVEDLMLLVEELLENASADDKQRLRSPTRHTLASMVSHFQKLFDVPSLSGVYPRMNEVYARLGEMTNALRNLRNVLDLDSKASPAAVVKQVSRLVSLDPRLGGADIDSIIIKVKQHDEFFPAFHSLVTEILNVLGLSHLDDILPALTSLKQTAP, encoded by the exons atgaggCAG GGATTGAGCTGGGAACAGCTGCAGACTGCTTTAAGAATGGACACAGAAGCGAGAAAAGGGCATTTTCCATACTTTATAAATAAGACCTATGTTTATCTGTGGACCTACAGGCAGTTTCAG CGGGTGCAGGTGGAGTGGGACGACGTGAACAAGCTGCTGCAGCGTCATGGCTTCAAGCCCGTGTTCTTCGCCGACCCCGTGGAGAACAGGAACCTCACAG ATCTAGTCCTGCTGGACAAGACGTCGGCGAGCGAGCTGAGGGCGACTCTGAGGGCGATGCTGACGGACTCGGAGAGGAGGCAGGCGCTGGTGCAGGAGCTCGTCAGGTCCAACAACCAGCTCAA ggaCGAGGTGCAGAAGCACATGAACCATGCGGCTCAGCAGTCTCAGAGGGCCACcgagctgcaggagctgctggacGGGGTGAAGAGCCGGGTCCGGGACCTGGAGGAACGCTGCCTGGGGCAGGCAGCTCGGCAGCACAGTCACACTCAGcggctgcaggaggaaaacGAAGAAGCTCAG AGGAGATGTCTGTCGCTGGAGCAGAGGCTGGCCAGACAGGAGGAAGAGGGAGCGGAGCTGCGGAGGAAGCTACATTTTGCTGTCAAAGAAGAAGAGCAGCGATCGGCGCGGCGGGACCGAACTTTCCGACGGATCTGCATGCAGGTCTGCGAGCAGAGCGACGCGGCGCAGCAGCA GATCCTGGATGTGATTGACTTCTATGAGAGCAGAACGAGCCGCCTTGGGGATGAGTCCAG GACCGGAAGAGGAGAAACCGCGGAGCCCGGACAGGCAACAAGGAGAACTTCAAGCGCCGTGTCCCTGGCTTTCCAAACCATCCTGAAG GCATACCAGGACCAGCAGAAGGAAAACAGCTCTCGCATCCAGGAGTTAAAGAAGGAGGTGGCTGTTCTCAGGAGAGGGTTGGACACAAG ATTGCCTGATGAAGCCAACAGAGGTGGGAGCGTCAGGGAGCAGACCAGAAACTCCAGGCTGTGCGTCCAGTATCACCAA CTGCTGACTGAGATCAATGCGCTGGTTACCGACCCCAGCGCCCCGTTGAGGCTGCCCCAGGACAACCGCCGGACCGACGGGTTGGAGCGGGCAGAATTCCAGGCTCTGCTTCCCACGCTGGACCAGTGGTGCCAGCAGCTCCACAAGCTCAGG GATCTCCAGCGCAGCTTGAGCAAACTGAGTGCCACTCTGATGCCACAGCAGCGCTGCGATGGTGCCGCCGCAGGGGCGGTCCGGGTGGAGGACCTGATGCTGCtggtggaggagctgctggagaaCGCCTCTGCTGACGATAAACAG AGGCTCAGGAGTCCCACTCGCCACACCCTGGCGTCCATGGTGTCGCATTTCCAGAAGCTGTTCGACGTTCCCTCCCTCAGCGGAGTTTACCCGCGGATGAACGAGGTCTACGCCCGCCTGGGGGAAATGACCAACGCTCTGAGGAACCTCAGAAACGTTCTGGACCTAG ACAGCAAAGCTTCTCCTGCGGCGGTTGTGAAGCAGGTCTCCAGGCTGGTCTCCTTGGACCCACGGCTGGGGGGTGCAGACATTGACAG CATCATAATCAAAGTGAAGCAGCACGACGAGTTTTTCCCGGCCTTCCACAGCCTCGTGACGGAAATCTTAAACGTTCTCG GTTTGAGTCACCTGGACGACATCCTCCCGGCTCTGACGTCTCTGAAACAGACAGCTCCGtga
- the cep70 gene encoding centrosomal protein of 70 kDa isoform X2, which yields MRQRVQVEWDDVNKLLQRHGFKPVFFADPVENRNLTDLVLLDKTSASELRATLRAMLTDSERRQALVQELVRSNNQLKDEVQKHMNHAAQQSQRATELQELLDGVKSRVRDLEERCLGQAARQHSHTQRLQEENEEAQRRCLSLEQRLARQEEEGAELRRKLHFAVKEEEQRSARRDRTFRRICMQVCEQSDAAQQQILDVIDFYESRTSRLGDESRTGRGETAEPGQATRRTSSAVSLAFQTILKAYQDQQKENSSRIQELKKEVAVLRRGLDTRCVCQRLPDEANRGGSVREQTRNSRLCVQYHQLLTEINALVTDPSAPLRLPQDNRRTDGLERAEFQALLPTLDQWCQQLHKLRDLQRSLSKLSATLMPQQRCDGAAAGAVRVEDLMLLVEELLENASADDKQRLRSPTRHTLASMVSHFQKLFDVPSLSGVYPRMNEVYARLGEMTNALRNLRNVLDLDSKASPAAVVKQVSRLVSLDPRLGGADIDSIIIKVKQHDEFFPAFHSLVTEILNVLGLSHLDDILPALTSLKQTAP from the exons atgaggCAG CGGGTGCAGGTGGAGTGGGACGACGTGAACAAGCTGCTGCAGCGTCATGGCTTCAAGCCCGTGTTCTTCGCCGACCCCGTGGAGAACAGGAACCTCACAG ATCTAGTCCTGCTGGACAAGACGTCGGCGAGCGAGCTGAGGGCGACTCTGAGGGCGATGCTGACGGACTCGGAGAGGAGGCAGGCGCTGGTGCAGGAGCTCGTCAGGTCCAACAACCAGCTCAA ggaCGAGGTGCAGAAGCACATGAACCATGCGGCTCAGCAGTCTCAGAGGGCCACcgagctgcaggagctgctggacGGGGTGAAGAGCCGGGTCCGGGACCTGGAGGAACGCTGCCTGGGGCAGGCAGCTCGGCAGCACAGTCACACTCAGcggctgcaggaggaaaacGAAGAAGCTCAG AGGAGATGTCTGTCGCTGGAGCAGAGGCTGGCCAGACAGGAGGAAGAGGGAGCGGAGCTGCGGAGGAAGCTACATTTTGCTGTCAAAGAAGAAGAGCAGCGATCGGCGCGGCGGGACCGAACTTTCCGACGGATCTGCATGCAGGTCTGCGAGCAGAGCGACGCGGCGCAGCAGCA GATCCTGGATGTGATTGACTTCTATGAGAGCAGAACGAGCCGCCTTGGGGATGAGTCCAG GACCGGAAGAGGAGAAACCGCGGAGCCCGGACAGGCAACAAGGAGAACTTCAAGCGCCGTGTCCCTGGCTTTCCAAACCATCCTGAAG GCATACCAGGACCAGCAGAAGGAAAACAGCTCTCGCATCCAGGAGTTAAAGAAGGAGGTGGCTGTTCTCAGGAGAGGGTTGGACACAAGGTGTGTTTGTCAAcg ATTGCCTGATGAAGCCAACAGAGGTGGGAGCGTCAGGGAGCAGACCAGAAACTCCAGGCTGTGCGTCCAGTATCACCAA CTGCTGACTGAGATCAATGCGCTGGTTACCGACCCCAGCGCCCCGTTGAGGCTGCCCCAGGACAACCGCCGGACCGACGGGTTGGAGCGGGCAGAATTCCAGGCTCTGCTTCCCACGCTGGACCAGTGGTGCCAGCAGCTCCACAAGCTCAGG GATCTCCAGCGCAGCTTGAGCAAACTGAGTGCCACTCTGATGCCACAGCAGCGCTGCGATGGTGCCGCCGCAGGGGCGGTCCGGGTGGAGGACCTGATGCTGCtggtggaggagctgctggagaaCGCCTCTGCTGACGATAAACAG AGGCTCAGGAGTCCCACTCGCCACACCCTGGCGTCCATGGTGTCGCATTTCCAGAAGCTGTTCGACGTTCCCTCCCTCAGCGGAGTTTACCCGCGGATGAACGAGGTCTACGCCCGCCTGGGGGAAATGACCAACGCTCTGAGGAACCTCAGAAACGTTCTGGACCTAG ACAGCAAAGCTTCTCCTGCGGCGGTTGTGAAGCAGGTCTCCAGGCTGGTCTCCTTGGACCCACGGCTGGGGGGTGCAGACATTGACAG CATCATAATCAAAGTGAAGCAGCACGACGAGTTTTTCCCGGCCTTCCACAGCCTCGTGACGGAAATCTTAAACGTTCTCG GTTTGAGTCACCTGGACGACATCCTCCCGGCTCTGACGTCTCTGAAACAGACAGCTCCGtga
- the cep70 gene encoding centrosomal protein of 70 kDa isoform X3, which produces MLTDSERRQALVQELVRSNNQLKDEVQKHMNHAAQQSQRATELQELLDGVKSRVRDLEERCLGQAARQHSHTQRLQEENEEAQRRCLSLEQRLARQEEEGAELRRKLHFAVKEEEQRSARRDRTFRRICMQVCEQSDAAQQQILDVIDFYESRTSRLGDESRTGRGETAEPGQATRRTSSAVSLAFQTILKAYQDQQKENSSRIQELKKEVAVLRRGLDTRCVCQRLPDEANRGGSVREQTRNSRLCVQYHQLLTEINALVTDPSAPLRLPQDNRRTDGLERAEFQALLPTLDQWCQQLHKLRDLQRSLSKLSATLMPQQRCDGAAAGAVRVEDLMLLVEELLENASADDKQRLRSPTRHTLASMVSHFQKLFDVPSLSGVYPRMNEVYARLGEMTNALRNLRNVLDLDSKASPAAVVKQVSRLVSLDPRLGGADIDSIIIKVKQHDEFFPAFHSLVTEILNVLGLSHLDDILPALTSLKQTAP; this is translated from the exons ATGCTGACGGACTCGGAGAGGAGGCAGGCGCTGGTGCAGGAGCTCGTCAGGTCCAACAACCAGCTCAA ggaCGAGGTGCAGAAGCACATGAACCATGCGGCTCAGCAGTCTCAGAGGGCCACcgagctgcaggagctgctggacGGGGTGAAGAGCCGGGTCCGGGACCTGGAGGAACGCTGCCTGGGGCAGGCAGCTCGGCAGCACAGTCACACTCAGcggctgcaggaggaaaacGAAGAAGCTCAG AGGAGATGTCTGTCGCTGGAGCAGAGGCTGGCCAGACAGGAGGAAGAGGGAGCGGAGCTGCGGAGGAAGCTACATTTTGCTGTCAAAGAAGAAGAGCAGCGATCGGCGCGGCGGGACCGAACTTTCCGACGGATCTGCATGCAGGTCTGCGAGCAGAGCGACGCGGCGCAGCAGCA GATCCTGGATGTGATTGACTTCTATGAGAGCAGAACGAGCCGCCTTGGGGATGAGTCCAG GACCGGAAGAGGAGAAACCGCGGAGCCCGGACAGGCAACAAGGAGAACTTCAAGCGCCGTGTCCCTGGCTTTCCAAACCATCCTGAAG GCATACCAGGACCAGCAGAAGGAAAACAGCTCTCGCATCCAGGAGTTAAAGAAGGAGGTGGCTGTTCTCAGGAGAGGGTTGGACACAAGGTGTGTTTGTCAAcg ATTGCCTGATGAAGCCAACAGAGGTGGGAGCGTCAGGGAGCAGACCAGAAACTCCAGGCTGTGCGTCCAGTATCACCAA CTGCTGACTGAGATCAATGCGCTGGTTACCGACCCCAGCGCCCCGTTGAGGCTGCCCCAGGACAACCGCCGGACCGACGGGTTGGAGCGGGCAGAATTCCAGGCTCTGCTTCCCACGCTGGACCAGTGGTGCCAGCAGCTCCACAAGCTCAGG GATCTCCAGCGCAGCTTGAGCAAACTGAGTGCCACTCTGATGCCACAGCAGCGCTGCGATGGTGCCGCCGCAGGGGCGGTCCGGGTGGAGGACCTGATGCTGCtggtggaggagctgctggagaaCGCCTCTGCTGACGATAAACAG AGGCTCAGGAGTCCCACTCGCCACACCCTGGCGTCCATGGTGTCGCATTTCCAGAAGCTGTTCGACGTTCCCTCCCTCAGCGGAGTTTACCCGCGGATGAACGAGGTCTACGCCCGCCTGGGGGAAATGACCAACGCTCTGAGGAACCTCAGAAACGTTCTGGACCTAG ACAGCAAAGCTTCTCCTGCGGCGGTTGTGAAGCAGGTCTCCAGGCTGGTCTCCTTGGACCCACGGCTGGGGGGTGCAGACATTGACAG CATCATAATCAAAGTGAAGCAGCACGACGAGTTTTTCCCGGCCTTCCACAGCCTCGTGACGGAAATCTTAAACGTTCTCG GTTTGAGTCACCTGGACGACATCCTCCCGGCTCTGACGTCTCTGAAACAGACAGCTCCGtga